Proteins encoded by one window of Syntrophales bacterium:
- a CDS encoding thioredoxin domain-containing protein — MEYDYIIVRCLHCGTKNRIPRERLGDKPSCGKCRAPLDEMIIRCLHCGTKNRMPEERPHDKPRCGRCGLPLVLGGEIGRPIEVTDASFFREVLKNSGTVVVDCWAPWCVPCRSVDLLIEDLAVRYAGGAKFAKLNVDENPVTTLQYSIRNIPTLLFFQAGELRDRLVGAMSPEEIEKRLLAIIKTN, encoded by the coding sequence GGCACAAAAAACCGAATTCCCCGGGAAAGGTTGGGAGACAAACCCAGCTGTGGAAAGTGTCGTGCACCGCTTGATGAAATGATTATAAGATGTTTGCACTGCGGTACGAAAAACCGCATGCCTGAAGAACGTCCCCACGACAAGCCGCGTTGTGGTCGCTGTGGATTACCTCTAGTTTTGGGAGGCGAAATAGGCCGGCCCATTGAAGTTACAGATGCCTCCTTTTTCAGAGAAGTTCTCAAAAATTCTGGGACTGTTGTAGTTGATTGCTGGGCTCCATGGTGCGTCCCGTGCCGTTCCGTGGACCTCCTTATAGAAGACCTTGCGGTGAGGTATGCGGGGGGTGCCAAATTTGCGAAACTGAACGTAGACGAAAACCCAGTAACCACCCTCCAGTATAGCATTCGCAATATACCTACTCTACTTTTCTTTCAAGCAGGAGAACTGAGAGATAGATTGGTTGGAGCTATGTCTCCTGAAGAGATAGAGAAAAGGCTTCTCGCCATCATAAAAACCAACTGA
- a CDS encoding NUDIX hydrolase, which yields MEKSGSSPVYSCRIFQVYEEVVEYPNGRKSRFSRIEHAPCIAVVPINEKGELILIRQWRPAVGDYLIEIPAGVIDHGESVEECVQRELAEETGYRAGEITKLFEGYLVPGYCNEYMYFYLARNLVEYPLPPDEDEDVELIPVTQEEAENMIKNGRIKDTKTALGIKLALDFLNVSENI from the coding sequence ATGGAAAAATCAGGTTCTTCACCCGTATATTCATGTCGGATATTTCAGGTATACGAAGAGGTCGTAGAATATCCCAATGGCCGGAAAAGTCGCTTCAGTAGGATAGAACATGCACCGTGCATAGCCGTGGTGCCTATAAATGAAAAAGGTGAACTCATCCTCATTCGCCAGTGGAGACCAGCAGTTGGCGACTACCTGATAGAGATACCTGCCGGTGTCATTGATCATGGTGAATCCGTAGAAGAGTGTGTACAGAGAGAACTTGCAGAAGAAACGGGTTATCGTGCCGGAGAAATTACAAAGCTTTTCGAGGGTTATCTAGTCCCCGGTTATTGCAACGAGTATATGTACTTTTATCTCGCAAGAAACCTTGTAGAATACCCTCTACCACCCGATGAAGACGAGGATGTCGAACTGATTCCCGTTACTCAGGAAGAAGCGGAAAATATGATAAAAAATGGAAGAATTAAAGATACAAAAACCGCCCTCGGTATTAAACTTGCCCTTGATTTTTTGAACGTATCCGAAAACATCTAG